TGTAGTGTATCGTTAATCGTACCGTCTCCACCGGCAATAAAGATCGCATCCCAATTGTTTTCACATGCTTCTCGAATGGCATTTCCATTTTGTTTCATTTCGATAGAAGAGTGAACAGTAATTTCATAGCCTATATCATTCAGTTTTTTTATTAGCATATCGGTATATTTATGATTCTTCTTCTTACCCGAAACGGGATTGTAAATCATTAATGCTTGTTTATTCAACGTAACACCTCTTTTTACTATGACTCTAAACTGTTTCAAGTTCCCTGCTCCTGTTCATAATCAACGAAGAGAGATAGAGCCGATGTATTTAATTCATTTACATTTATACCTAGTCCTATTATTATTTTTATTGGTGTTTGATATCCTTTTCAAATCCTAACGATACAACAGGTAGTATAGAGACACTGGATTTACATGCGAAAAATGCAACTCCTTTTTTAGGTTTAATTATTTCTCCATTCCTGCAACCATCTTTCTTCTGAAAAAAATTTCTAATTATTTCTCCGCTATCAATCACCTTTAGAGCTCTACGAACAGGACGTATAACAATCCCTCTTTGTCGGTTAACCGGAATAGCATGGACTGCAGAAAAGAAAAATACCCCTATTTGCGAAATATTTTGCTTTTGCCATAAAATGAATTTTTCTTTTAAGAATACATGGGAGGAATAGGGAATCATAATGCTTATATGGTTAGCGGCTACAATAAACACTTTAAATCCAGGATATTTTGCTTGCTAATAACTTCAACCCGGAAATTTGAATGAATAAATAATTTTGCGATTGGTTTTAATATTGCATATAACATTTTATAGATACTCACCTTTAGCTTTTTGTTTGTAAAATAAAATTTGAATTTTTTAATGACTTGTTAGTTCTAGTATCCATTCTTTAAAATCTACAATACGTTGATGTTTAGGAGTTTTTTTGGTCCCAGTGATAATCATTGGTGTAAGTGAGTCATCTTATGTAGAGAAACGTGTCCGCTACCTTCAAGATGGGTAGGGAAATGTTCTCCAATGAATTCATACCCAGTTTTGTATCGACAATAAGATATCAACCTTGATAAGAATGAAGAGCACCGTATAATCTTGCAAGTGCGTCAGGATAATTACCATATTCAATTCTGTTTTGGTCGTTAATAGAAAGATCCATTACGGAAAGTCTCCAGTTACTTCCCAATTCTGTTGGTATTGATCTGTATATTTTCCATTCAGTTGAAATGTTAGGTTGCTATCTGATTCTCAGCTAAAACATGATTTCTACTATTGTCTTTCCAGGCTATAAAACCAACTCTAGGATCTACGTGGGCGTAGAAAAACCATACCAGTTAATCACGGCTAAAATCAGATCTAAACCTATAAGCATTATAACCAATTTTTTCATCATACAACTATCAACCTTTTAGGAGATTTTCTATCGTTCAAATCTCTAATAGTATGGTTAATAATTGTACTTTTATTTATCGACTTACAGAAACTTAAATTACATGTATATAAAAAATCGTTTTTGTGCAAATTATTGAAGATTGGACTAAAAACTAAAACATCTATGTAAATATATTCTTATAAGAAGGAGTCTTTAATAAATGATTCAATTTGTTAAGGGTATTGCTGCAAACGTACATCAATTGATTAAGGCGTTAAT
The window above is part of the Virgibacillus proomii genome. Proteins encoded here:
- a CDS encoding 1-acyl-sn-glycerol-3-phosphate acyltransferase gives rise to the protein MFIVAANHISIMIPYSSHVFLKEKFILWQKQNISQIGVFFFSAVHAIPVNRQRGIVIRPVRRALKVIDSGEIIRNFFQKKDGCRNGEIIKPKKGVAFFACKSSVSILPVVSLGFEKDIKHQ